In Jannaschia sp. M317, one DNA window encodes the following:
- a CDS encoding sugar transporter, whose amino-acid sequence MLLPLAGAVYYLYQVAEDQYATVFGFAVRSEETSQANSLLDGLTALGGGTSSSDTDILYEFIRSRAMVEAVEAELAVSEMFAKPDFDPVFAYGGQVEIEHLIDYWQRMVHVSYANGSGLIEVRVTAFTAEDSLAIAEAIERKATEMINNLSAVAREDSTRYAREDLEQGLQRLKVAREALTRFRSEARIVDPSADISGQIGLLNSLEAQQAEAIIELNLLLQNGRGDDPRVEQAQLRIDIIETLIEAERQKFGFGSGGGPETETGEGRNFSTLVGEFERLMVDLEYAQTSYLAAQTTLDGALARAQRQSRYLATYSDPSLAQAALYPKRSSLSALVGLVLLLSWLIGLLVYYSLRDRK is encoded by the coding sequence GTGCTGCTGCCGCTCGCGGGGGCTGTCTACTATCTCTACCAGGTGGCAGAGGATCAATATGCCACCGTCTTCGGATTCGCCGTCCGCTCCGAAGAGACATCGCAGGCCAATTCGTTGCTCGACGGGCTGACCGCGCTTGGCGGCGGGACCAGTTCGTCGGATACCGACATTCTCTATGAGTTCATCCGCAGCCGGGCGATGGTCGAGGCCGTCGAGGCCGAACTGGCGGTCTCGGAGATGTTCGCCAAACCCGATTTCGACCCGGTCTTCGCCTATGGCGGCCAGGTCGAGATCGAACATCTGATCGACTACTGGCAGCGCATGGTCCACGTCAGCTATGCCAATGGCTCCGGCCTGATCGAGGTTCGGGTGACCGCCTTCACCGCAGAAGACAGCCTTGCCATCGCCGAAGCGATCGAGCGCAAGGCGACCGAGATGATCAACAACCTGTCGGCCGTCGCGCGCGAGGATTCGACACGCTATGCGCGCGAGGATCTCGAACAGGGGCTGCAACGGCTCAAGGTCGCCCGCGAGGCTCTGACCCGGTTCCGTTCCGAGGCGCGGATCGTCGATCCGAGCGCGGACATCAGCGGTCAGATCGGCCTTCTCAACTCGCTCGAGGCGCAGCAGGCCGAGGCGATCATCGAATTGAACCTGCTGTTGCAGAACGGGCGCGGCGACGATCCTCGGGTCGAACAGGCGCAGCTGCGCATCGACATCATCGAAACCCTGATCGAGGCCGAACGGCAGAAATTCGGCTTCGGCAGCGGCGGCGGCCCCGAAACCGAGACCGGTGAGGGGCGCAACTTCTCGACCCTGGTGGGCGAGTTCGAGCGCCTGATGGTCGATCTGGAATATGCCCAGACCTCCTATCTGGCCGCGCAGACCACGTTGGACGGGGCCCTGGCGCGGGCTCAACGACAAAGCCGTTATCTCGCCACGTACAGCGATCCGTCCCTGGCCCAGGCGGCGCTTTATCCCAAGCGGTCCAGCCTGTCGGCGTTGGTCGGTCTGGTGCTTCTGCTGAGCTGGCTGATCGGTCTGCTGGTCTATTACAGCCTGCGCGACCGCAAGTGA
- a CDS encoding CatB-related O-acetyltransferase, which translates to MDFDAIDSDVAASSRIYTGARVRSSRLADHTVVGNFSRVDASTLAERVRIDRNNQVFRSEMGRFSYTGMNTVVMQAEVGAFCSCAWNVTIGGANHDVSRVTQHAFLYNPYDGIRPEGHPAPYDRFAGKITIGHDVWIGAGAAIMRGVSVGNGAVIAANAVVTRDVPPYAIVAGNPARILRSRFPDAIVDRLQALQWWHWDVADLQAKYDLISAEPTPEVLDQLETG; encoded by the coding sequence ATGGATTTTGACGCCATCGACAGCGACGTGGCAGCCTCGAGCAGGATCTATACCGGAGCACGGGTCCGGTCCTCACGGCTGGCGGACCACACGGTCGTGGGAAACTTCTCACGGGTGGATGCCTCGACCCTCGCGGAACGCGTACGGATCGATCGAAACAACCAGGTTTTCCGATCCGAGATGGGACGTTTCAGCTATACCGGGATGAACACCGTGGTGATGCAGGCTGAGGTCGGTGCCTTCTGCTCTTGTGCCTGGAACGTGACGATCGGGGGGGCCAATCACGATGTTTCGCGGGTGACGCAACATGCGTTTCTCTACAACCCCTACGATGGCATCCGTCCAGAAGGACATCCTGCGCCCTACGACCGCTTTGCCGGCAAGATAACGATCGGCCATGACGTCTGGATCGGAGCAGGCGCGGCCATCATGCGCGGCGTATCGGTGGGCAACGGCGCGGTCATCGCTGCCAACGCAGTCGTGACCCGCGACGTGCCCCCCTATGCGATCGTCGCTGGAAACCCCGCCCGAATTCTGCGTTCGCGCTTTCCTGATGCGATCGTCGACCGGCTACAGGCGCTGCAATGGTGGCATTGGGACGTCGCGGATCTGCAGGCGAAGTATGACCTGATCTCTGCCGAGCCGACGCCCGAAGTCCTTGACCAACTCGAAACCGGCTAG
- a CDS encoding acetyl-CoA carboxylase biotin carboxylase subunit family protein: MKKFLVLGIGNAQVDLLEYLSGSFEVHALANSTEARGYSLADVFGLVNIADPDAVLEYAKANEIDYVYSVGSDVAMPSAMYVAEQLGLPHFVSSRTAVICNNKVKLRTELAQTYGALEFSLLEDGTGGRDIPLPAMLKPVDSQGQRGVQTITSHDEIPAAFETAIAFSRSGKAILERKVDGVEISVNAYMVDGELVFFLPSDRLAWAQFDGGIIRKHILPTTLSDQVVANVRRLAEESLKALEIRNGPAYFQIKIDAETPRLIEVTPRLDGCHMWRLIRATTGVDLLDASIRHLQGDTPVFPKDIPLRAGVLEFLCQPPGETFHRVETDPEAETLVWYYDEGQKVSRMNGYMEKAGFQIVVDPA, translated from the coding sequence ATGAAGAAGTTTCTCGTTCTCGGCATAGGCAACGCGCAAGTTGATCTTCTGGAGTATCTGTCAGGATCTTTTGAGGTTCACGCCCTTGCAAACAGCACCGAGGCGCGGGGCTATTCGCTGGCCGACGTGTTCGGTCTCGTCAACATCGCCGACCCGGACGCCGTGCTGGAATATGCCAAGGCCAATGAGATCGACTATGTCTATTCCGTGGGGTCCGACGTGGCGATGCCGAGTGCCATGTATGTGGCCGAACAGTTGGGCCTGCCGCATTTCGTCAGCAGTCGCACTGCGGTGATCTGCAACAACAAGGTGAAGTTGCGGACCGAACTGGCGCAAACCTATGGGGCGCTGGAATTTTCCCTGCTGGAAGACGGAACGGGCGGCCGTGATATACCCTTGCCTGCCATGCTCAAGCCCGTCGACAGCCAGGGCCAGCGTGGCGTGCAGACAATCACGTCCCATGACGAGATCCCTGCCGCCTTCGAGACGGCCATCGCCTTCTCGCGCAGCGGCAAGGCCATCCTCGAGCGCAAGGTGGATGGGGTCGAGATTTCCGTGAACGCCTATATGGTAGACGGCGAACTCGTGTTCTTCCTGCCGTCCGACCGCCTCGCCTGGGCGCAGTTCGACGGCGGTATCATCCGCAAGCACATCCTGCCCACGACCCTGTCGGACCAGGTGGTCGCAAATGTCAGACGCCTGGCCGAAGAGAGCTTGAAGGCGCTCGAGATCCGCAATGGCCCCGCTTATTTTCAGATCAAGATCGATGCGGAAACGCCGCGTCTGATCGAGGTGACTCCGCGCCTGGATGGATGTCACATGTGGCGCCTGATCCGGGCCACCACCGGGGTCGACCTGCTGGATGCCTCGATCCGCCACCTACAGGGCGATACACCTGTCTTTCCAAAGGACATCCCGCTCAGAGCTGGTGTTCTCGAATTCCTCTGCCAACCACCGGGGGAAACCTTTCACAGGGTCGAAACGGATCCGGAGGCCGAGACCCTTGTGTGGTATTATGACGAGGGTCAGAAGGTATCACGGATGAACGGTTACATGGAGAAAGCGGGCTTCCAGATCGTGGTAGACCCGGCATGA
- a CDS encoding NAD(P)-dependent oxidoreductase, whose translation MKVAVTGANGFLGHHILAGLKADHDMVALQRRVSPDGPADIEVRETDYGTASLSDVLKDCDAVIHLAAQRMHGGNEAAVLENAALDHRLFSAAHDCGVRHVIFASTRGLYGTLPAPWHETDPIAPDTTYAMVKGQSELSADFFTRRKGLPVTALRLAQVFGLGEYDRSVTTVFLRNGFRGQALKLSATGLRREYIYVKDVVGAMRAVLERGTPGVFNLGSGTAITIEEMAAGICAAFGRPGNYSIAEGAARLDEHSLMDISHLTETFGWTPSYSLEEAIRDIAATLQVPEMVSRYGF comes from the coding sequence ATGAAGGTCGCCGTGACCGGGGCGAACGGATTTCTCGGTCATCACATTCTGGCGGGGCTGAAGGCGGATCACGATATGGTGGCCCTGCAACGGCGTGTTTCGCCTGACGGGCCTGCCGATATCGAGGTGCGCGAGACGGACTACGGGACTGCAAGCCTGTCCGATGTCCTGAAGGACTGCGACGCAGTCATTCACCTGGCCGCGCAGCGGATGCATGGTGGCAACGAAGCCGCTGTTCTGGAGAATGCCGCACTCGATCACCGGTTGTTTTCGGCGGCGCATGATTGCGGCGTAAGGCATGTCATCTTTGCCTCGACGCGCGGCCTTTACGGGACGCTTCCGGCACCTTGGCATGAGACGGACCCGATTGCCCCGGATACCACCTACGCCATGGTCAAGGGACAGTCCGAGTTGTCGGCGGATTTCTTCACTCGCCGTAAGGGATTGCCAGTCACCGCCTTACGTCTGGCCCAGGTTTTCGGGCTGGGCGAATATGATCGCAGTGTCACGACCGTCTTCCTCCGGAACGGCTTCCGTGGGCAGGCGTTGAAGCTGTCGGCAACGGGCCTGCGGCGGGAATACATCTATGTCAAGGACGTGGTGGGCGCGATGCGCGCGGTTCTGGAACGGGGGACACCCGGCGTCTTCAACCTCGGCTCCGGTACGGCCATCACCATCGAAGAGATGGCCGCAGGTATCTGCGCGGCTTTCGGCCGTCCCGGTAATTACAGCATCGCGGAGGGTGCGGCCCGGTTGGATGAGCACAGTCTGATGGATATCTCGCACCTGACGGAGACGTTTGGGTGGACCCCGAGCTATTCTCTGGAGGAGGCGATCCGTGACATCGCCGCCACCCTGCAGGTGCCAGAGATGGTGTCCCGATATGGATTTTGA
- a CDS encoding ABC transporter permease, translating to MSESLPSKVRFRFIRTIGALMLREMSTTYGRSPGGYLWSFAEPIGGVALLTLVFSAITRTPPIGSNFPIFFATGFLPFALYGAVVGNVSASIRYSKPLLAYPGVTYVDAIIARLLLTVITQVLVTIIIFSMIMLIFDLQLYIDYLLVLRGLLMAAVFGLGVGLANCYPVSVYPIWQTIWAVLNRPLFIVSGIFFLIDPLPEKLRSALLLNPIAQAIMQTRNGMFDTYDALFVSEIYVYTVSLVLGALGMLALNRYYNEILEDGA from the coding sequence ATGTCAGAATCGCTTCCGAGCAAGGTACGCTTCCGCTTCATCCGTACGATCGGGGCCCTGATGCTGCGCGAGATGAGCACGACCTACGGTCGCTCGCCGGGGGGATATCTGTGGAGCTTCGCGGAACCCATCGGGGGGGTCGCCCTGCTGACGCTGGTGTTCTCGGCGATCACCCGGACCCCTCCGATCGGCAGCAATTTTCCGATCTTCTTCGCCACCGGTTTCCTGCCTTTCGCGCTCTATGGGGCGGTTGTGGGCAACGTTTCGGCCTCGATCCGCTATTCCAAGCCGTTGCTGGCCTATCCCGGCGTGACCTATGTGGATGCCATCATCGCCCGGCTGCTGCTGACCGTGATCACCCAGGTCCTGGTGACGATCATCATCTTCTCGATGATCATGCTGATCTTCGATCTGCAGCTTTATATCGACTATCTGCTGGTCCTGCGCGGCCTGCTGATGGCGGCGGTGTTCGGATTGGGCGTCGGGCTGGCCAATTGCTATCCGGTCAGCGTCTATCCGATCTGGCAGACGATCTGGGCCGTGCTCAACCGGCCGCTGTTCATCGTCTCGGGGATCTTCTTTCTGATCGACCCGCTGCCCGAGAAGCTGCGCTCGGCCTTGCTTCTCAATCCGATCGCCCAGGCGATCATGCAGACCCGCAACGGCATGTTCGACACCTATGACGCGCTCTTCGTCTCCGAGATCTATGTCTATACGGTATCGCTGGTTTTGGGGGCGCTCGGCATGCTGGCCCTGAACCGTTACTACAACGAGATTCTCGAAGATGGGGCCTGA
- a CDS encoding glycosyltransferase, whose translation MKILERTPIFASDWYAETYRDVQILEMDPLRHYMRYGGFLRRDPSPFFDARTYADRHGLTDDENPVVHFTETYGGEPRDFPTLAMSDLKAKLWGGFSGLSVDLLKKAIHSGKYKKTEKAEAAFLLGRWHALSEEWDEAVKYLRMISKFDIKLFRSVRCKLMLVDTLIRAEDFDKAREMIDFVLGKGMNGHFVCARNNLLAAEGADAQTRFAAFNELFEDAGIAPMRLADPDKGAVFGNWDFDIPASKPVDGPKVSVLMPVYGAEDFIEVAVKSLLAQTWQNLEIIAVEDRSPDGSWEKLQELAKQDDRLKIHRNDVNMGAYPTRNRALGLATGEFITVHDSDDWSHPEMIEIQMKALLENPEVKGTCSAMARVYPDLTFILRPQRNNLEFVHRSYPSLLMRRVDIDQLKEWDLISANADDEFIQRARMKWGDGAILDVMTNVPLSLFLVHENSLTQQKGTNLNSLTFGIRREYGRQAKYWRDHKQADQEAMDLSLARTSFKSPFPIPQGLGPKNWERNTHYDIVLISDMALLGGTRRCNEGYIAAATALGLRVGLFHWPRFDLRLADVAPEYLELAYQDNVDILVPEDEITAGAILIHHPPILKYEIDAVPQIKADKLSIIVNQSPMQRWSNAPHYYDAGEVQKTCQKLFGLDPEWIAISPRVQQVLKVSGGFDNIRGNVWYPPHHGTLPDTLPPMPEGFGTDREIVIGRHARDHWTKWPAVGDTLKTAYCGDEAGIVCRLLGGDNTPRKLLGDLPANWDVLEFDSVTVPEFVQNLDFFLHFVHEDYIEEFGRNVMEAMAFGRVAILPPSFRDIFLDAAVYCQPEEVAETVRRYWSDPELYRAQAQKGLDFVRNNCAQLIIQDNLRGLLD comes from the coding sequence ATGAAGATTCTTGAAAGAACCCCGATTTTCGCTTCGGACTGGTACGCCGAGACCTATCGCGACGTGCAGATCCTGGAGATGGATCCGCTGCGCCACTACATGCGTTACGGCGGATTCCTGCGCCGGGACCCCAGTCCGTTCTTCGATGCGCGGACTTATGCCGACCGTCATGGCCTGACCGACGACGAAAACCCGGTTGTGCATTTCACCGAAACCTATGGCGGCGAGCCGCGGGATTTCCCGACCCTCGCGATGTCGGATCTCAAGGCGAAGCTTTGGGGCGGTTTCTCGGGCCTGTCGGTCGACCTGCTCAAGAAGGCCATTCATTCCGGCAAGTACAAGAAGACCGAGAAAGCCGAGGCCGCTTTTCTGCTGGGACGCTGGCACGCGCTGTCGGAGGAATGGGACGAAGCGGTCAAATACCTGCGGATGATCAGCAAGTTCGACATCAAGCTGTTCCGCAGTGTGCGCTGCAAGCTGATGCTCGTCGATACGCTGATCCGGGCCGAGGATTTCGACAAGGCCCGCGAGATGATCGATTTCGTGCTGGGCAAGGGCATGAACGGGCATTTCGTCTGTGCGCGCAACAACCTGCTGGCCGCCGAGGGCGCGGATGCGCAGACCCGCTTTGCCGCGTTCAACGAATTGTTCGAGGATGCGGGTATCGCGCCGATGCGCCTGGCCGACCCCGACAAGGGCGCCGTGTTCGGCAACTGGGACTTTGATATCCCCGCCTCCAAGCCCGTCGACGGGCCCAAGGTGTCGGTACTGATGCCGGTCTACGGGGCCGAGGATTTCATCGAGGTCGCCGTCAAGTCGCTGCTGGCGCAGACCTGGCAGAACCTGGAAATCATCGCGGTCGAGGATCGCAGCCCGGACGGCAGCTGGGAAAAACTGCAGGAACTGGCCAAGCAGGACGACCGGCTGAAGATCCACCGCAACGACGTCAACATGGGCGCCTATCCCACGCGCAACCGCGCCCTGGGCCTGGCCACCGGCGAATTCATCACCGTCCACGACAGCGATGACTGGTCGCATCCCGAGATGATCGAGATCCAGATGAAGGCCCTGCTGGAGAACCCGGAGGTCAAGGGCACCTGTTCGGCCATGGCGCGGGTCTATCCGGACCTGACCTTCATTCTGCGCCCGCAGCGCAACAACCTGGAATTCGTCCACCGCAGCTATCCATCCCTGCTGATGCGCCGGGTGGATATCGACCAGCTCAAGGAATGGGACCTGATCTCGGCCAATGCCGACGACGAATTCATTCAGCGCGCCCGCATGAAGTGGGGCGACGGGGCCATTCTGGACGTCATGACCAACGTGCCGCTGTCGCTGTTCCTCGTGCACGAGAACTCGCTGACGCAGCAAAAGGGCACCAACCTCAACAGCCTGACCTTTGGCATCCGTCGCGAATACGGTCGCCAGGCGAAATACTGGCGCGACCACAAGCAGGCCGACCAGGAGGCGATGGACCTGTCGCTGGCACGCACCAGCTTCAAGTCGCCCTTCCCGATCCCCCAGGGGCTGGGCCCCAAGAATTGGGAACGCAACACCCACTACGACATCGTCCTGATCAGCGACATGGCCCTGCTGGGTGGCACCCGCCGCTGCAACGAGGGCTACATCGCCGCGGCGACGGCCCTGGGCCTGCGGGTCGGGCTGTTCCACTGGCCGCGCTTTGATCTGCGTCTGGCCGATGTGGCCCCGGAATATCTGGAACTGGCCTATCAGGACAATGTCGACATCCTGGTTCCCGAGGACGAGATCACCGCCGGGGCGATCCTGATCCATCATCCGCCGATCCTGAAGTACGAGATCGATGCCGTGCCGCAGATCAAGGCCGACAAGCTGAGCATCATCGTCAACCAGTCGCCGATGCAACGCTGGAGCAACGCGCCGCACTACTATGACGCGGGCGAGGTGCAGAAAACCTGCCAGAAGCTGTTCGGCCTCGATCCCGAATGGATCGCGATCTCGCCCAGGGTGCAGCAGGTCCTCAAGGTGTCCGGGGGCTTCGACAATATTCGCGGAAACGTCTGGTATCCTCCGCATCACGGCACCCTTCCCGACACCCTGCCGCCGATGCCCGAAGGCTTCGGCACCGACCGCGAGATCGTCATCGGCCGCCATGCCCGCGACCATTGGACCAAGTGGCCGGCCGTGGGCGATACCCTGAAGACCGCCTATTGCGGCGATGAGGCGGGCATCGTCTGCCGCCTGCTGGGCGGCGACAACACGCCCCGCAAGCTGCTGGGGGATCTGCCGGCGAATTGGGACGTGCTGGAATTCGATTCCGTTACCGTGCCGGAGTTCGTGCAGAACCTCGATTTCTTCCTGCACTTCGTCCACGAGGATTACATCGAGGAATTCGGCCGCAACGTGATGGAGGCCATGGCCTTTGGCCGCGTGGCCATCCTGCCGCCGTCGTTCCGGGACATCTTTCTGGATGCTGCCGTCTACTGCCAGCCCGAAGAGGTCGCCGAGACGGTCCGCCGCTACTGGTCGGATCCCGAACTCTACCGGGCCCAGGCCCAGAAGGGCCTGGATTTCGTCCGCAACAACTGCGCTCAGCTGATCATCCAGGACAACCTGCGTGGGTTGCTGGATTGA